The Leclercia adecarboxylata region TGGCACGCTGCATCTTCGACAGCCTCGCCCTGCTGTATGCCGAGGTGCTGCACGAGCTGGCGACCCTGCGCGGTAAGCCGTTCAGTCAGCTGCACATTGTGGGCGGCGGCTGCCAGAACCAGCTGCTCAACCAGCTGTGCGCCGACGCCTGCGGCATTCCTGTGTTAGCCGGGCCGGTGGAGGCCTCCACCCTCGGCAACATCGGCATCCAGCTGATGACCCTCGACGAATTGACCAACGTCGACCAGTTCCGTCAGGTGGTGACCGGCAACTACGGCCTCACCACCTTTACCCCGAATCCCGATCATGAGATTGCCCACTACCGGGCGCAGTTTCAGCAACAACGACCGACTAAGGAGCTTTGCGCATGACCACTCAACTTGAACAAGCCTGGGAACTGGCTAAACAGCGTTTCGCCGCCGTGGGCGTGGATGTCGAGGAGGCTCTGCGTCAGCTCGACCGTCTGCCCGTCTCTATGCACTGCTGGCAGGGCGACGACGTTGCCGGTTTTGAGAACCCCGGCGGCGCGCTGACCGGCGGGATTCAGGCCACCGGTAACTATCCGGGCAAAGCGCGTAACGCGACGGAACTGCGTGCCGATCTGGAGCTGGCCCTGAGCCTGATCCCGGGCCCGAAACGCCTGAACCTGCACGCCATCTATCTGGAGTCCGACGCGCCCGTCGAACGCAACGCCATCAAACCGGAACACTTTAAGAACTGGGTCGAGTGGGCGAAAACCAACAAGCTGGGGCTGGATTTTAACCCCTCCTGCTTCTCGCACCCCCTGAGCGCCGACGGGTTCACCCTCGCCCACGCCGATGACGAGATTCGCCAGTTCTGGATCGATCATGTGAAGGCCAGCCGCCGCGTGTCGGCATACTTTGGCGAGCAGCTGGGCACCCCGTCGGTGATGAACATCTGGATCCCGGACGGGATGAAAGACATCACCGTTGACCGCCTTGCCCCGCGTCAGCGCCTGCTGGCGGCACTGGATGAGGTAATCAGTGAGAAACTGAACCCGGCCCACCACATCGACGCCGTGGAGAGCAAGCTGTTCGGCATTGGCGCCGAAAGCTATACCGTGGGCTCTAACGAGTTCTATATGGGTTACGCCACCAGCCGCCAGACCGCGCTGTGCCTGGATGCAGGCCATTTCCATCCGACCGAAGTGATTTCCGACAAGATCTCCGCCGCGATGCTGTATGTGCCGCGCCTGCTGCTGCACGTCAGCCGTCCGGTGCGCTGGGACAGCGACCACGTGGTGCTGCTGGACGACGAAACCCAGGCCATCGCCAGCGAAATCATCCGCCACGATCTGTTTGACCGCGTGCACATCGGGCTCGACTTCTTCGACGCCTCCATCAACCGCATCGCGGCATGGGTTATTGGCACCCGCAACATGAAAAAAGCCCTGCTGCGCGCTCTGCTGGAGCCCACCAATGAGCTTCGCGCCCTGGAAGCCGCAGGGGATTACACCGCGCGCCTGGCCCTGCTGGAGGAGCAAAAATCGCTGCCGTGGCAGGCGGTATGGGAGATGTACTGCCAGCGTAACGATGTCCCGGCGGGCAGCCAGTGGCTGGATAACGTCCGGGCGTATGAGCAGGACGTATTGAGTCAGCGCGGGTAACTGCCCCCTCACCCCTGCCCTCTCCCCAAAGGGGAGAGGGAGCAAACCATCCCCTCGCCCCTTTGGGGAGAGGGTTAGGGTGAGGGGAAACCCCGCCCCGATTTAACAGGAAATGAAAGACTATGCACACCATCACTCAATCCTGGTTTGTCCAGGGCATGATTAAAGCCACCTCCGACGCCTGGCTGAAAGGCTGGGACGAGCGCAACGGCGGCAACCTGACGCTGCGCCTCGATGAAGCGGATATCGCCCCGTTTGAAGCGGATTTTCACGCCAAACCGCGCTATATCGCCCTGAGCCAGCCGATGCCGCTGCTCGCCAACACGCCGTTTATCGTTACCGGTTCCGGCAAATTCTTCCGTAACGTGCAGCTCGATCCCACCGCGAATTTAGGGGTGGTAAAAGTGGACAGCGACGGCGCGGGCTACCACATTCTTTGGGGGCTGACTGACGAAGCGGTACCCACCTCTGAACTGCCGGCCCACTTCCTCTCCCACTGCGAGCGCATCAAAGCCACCAGCGGGAAAGATCGCGTGATCATGCACTGCCACGCCACCAACCTGATCGCCCTGACGTTTGTGCTGGAGAACAACTCAGACGTCATCACCCGCCAGCTGTGGGAAGGCAGCACCGAGTGTCTGGTGGTGTTCCCGGATGGGGTGGGCATTCTGCCGTGGATGGTGCCGGGTACCGACGAAATCGGCGAAGCCACAGCGGCCGAGATGCAAAAGCGTTCCCTGGTGTTGTGGCCGTTCCACGGCGTGTTCGGCAGCGGCCCGACGCTGGATGAGACCTTTGGTCTTATCGACACCGCCGAGAAATCTGCCGAAGTGCTGGTGAAAGTCTATTCGATGGGCGGCATGAAGCAGACCATCACCCGGGAAGAACTGATTGCGCTGGGCAAACGCTTTGGCGTTAACCCTGTGCAGTCAGCGTTAGATCTGTACAAATAAGAACATCGCGCCCCGCGCATGACGGGGCGAACCTACACCTGCAAACCCTACAAACTCAATTAAGTGGAGTAAAAGCAATGAAAATAAAGACAAGCTTGATCCTCACCGTTGCCGCCCTGGCGTTGTCCGGTTCTGCTTTCGCGGAAGTGAAAATCGCCCTGGTGGCGAAATCCTTAGGTAATGGCTTCTTTGAAGCGGCAAACGTGGGTGCCCAGGAGGCAGCCAAAGAGTTGGGTGATGTCAAAGTGATCTACACCGGCCCGACCACCACCACCGCGGAAGCGCAGATCGAAGTACTGAACGGGCTGATCGCCCAGGGCGTGGATGCGATCGCCATCTCCGCAAACGATCCTGATGCCGTGGTGCCGGTGCTGAAAAAAGCGATGCAGCGCGGGATCAAAGTGGTCTCCTGGGATTCCGGCGTGGCGAAAGCCGGGCGCCAGATCCATCTCAACCCGTCAAACAATGCGCTGATTGGCGAGACCAACGTCAAGCTGGCCGCCGAAGCGCTGAAAGCACTGAACGTGGAGAAAGGCGACGTGGCGGTACTGAGCGCCACGCCAACTTCCACCAACCAGAATACCTGGATTGCCGAGATGAAAAAGGTGCTGCCGCAGTACCCGTCCGTCAATCTGGTGACCGTGGCCTATGGCGACGATCTGTCTGACAAGAGCTACCGCGAAGCGGTGGGCCTGCTGAAAACCTGGCCGGATCTGAAAGTGATCGTCTCCCCGTCGTCGGTGGGTATCGTGGCGGCGGCACAGGCGGTGAAAGATCAGGGCAAAATCGGCAAGGTGTACGTTACCGGTTTAGGGTTGCCGTCTGAGATGGCCGGCGCGGTGAAATCCGGTGCCAGCAAAAGCTTCGCCATCTGGAACCCCATCGACCTCGGGTATGCCGCGACGTATTTAGCGGACGATCTGGTGAAGGGTACGGCGACGAAACAGGAAGCCAGCATGGGCAAACTGGGCAAAGTGAAGCTGGATGCCGACGGCACCGGCGCCATGGCTGAGCCGTTTGTTTACGATGCCAGCAATATTGATAAGTTCTCGAAGATCTTCTGATGCGTTTTGTAGGCCGGATAAGCGTAGCGCCATCCGGCAAAACGGCGGGTGGCGCTACGCTTACCCGCCCTACAAAATCCCCTATGGTGGAGAACTATCATGACCCCATTGCTTCAGCTCAACGGCATCACTAAAGTTTTCCCTGGCGTGCGCGCCCTTGAGAACGTGCAGCTTGAGCTCTGGCCCGGCAAAGTCACCGCACTGATCGGTGAAAACGGCGCGGGCAAATCGACGCTGGTCAAAGTCATGACCGGCATTTACCAGCCCGACGCGGGCGAAATCCTCTATAAAGCGATCCCCATTCAGCTGCCGACCCCTGACTCGGCGCATAAAGTGGGCATTACCGCCATCCACCAGGAGACCGTGCTGTTCGATGAGCTGTCGGTCACCGAAAACATTTTTGTCGGCCAGTACCTCTGTAAAGGCATTTTCAAAAAGCTCGACTGGCCAGAGATGCACCGACGGGCGCAGGCGATCCTCACCCGTCTGGAGGTGCAGATTGATCCGCGCGCGACGCTGAAAACCCTGAGCATCGCCCAGCGGCATATGGTGGCGATCGCCCGGGCGCTGTCGTTTGACGCTCAGGTGGTGATCCTCGATGAGCCCACCGCCGCCCTGTCCCAGCACGAAATCCTCGAGTTCTACCAGATCGTCGAGCGCTTAAAGCAGGAGGGGAAAGCCATCCTGTTTATCTCCCACAAGTTCGACGAGATTTTTGAACTGGCGGATCACTACACCATCCTGCGCGACGGCGTGTTTGTCGGTGCCGGGGCCATCAACGACATCACCGAGGAGCGGATGGTGGCAATGATGGTAGGCCGCGCGATAACCCAGACCTTCCCGAAAGTAGCATGCGAGAAGGGCGACACCGTGCTGGAGGTGAAAGATCTCTGCCACCCCACCGAGTTTGCCCATATCTCCTTTACCCTGCGCAAAGGCGAAATCCTCGGCTTCTACGGGCTGGTGGGCGCCGGGCGTACCGAGCTGATGCAGGCGCTCTCGGGCGTTTCTCGCCCCTCCTCCGGCAGTATTGTGCTGAACGGTAAAGCACAGCATTTCCGCCAGCCAGCGGACGCCATCAAGGCCGGGATCGTCTGCGTGCCGGAAGAGCGCCAGAAGCAGGGGGCGATTATTGAGCTGTCGATTGCGCAGAACATCAGCCTGCCGCAGCTTGGCAAACTCAACGCCAGCGGCGTGCTGAATGACGAGCGCGAGTGGCAGCTGGCCGACGACTACGCCAGACGCCTGCAGGTGAAAGCCTTTAGCTGGAAACAGGCGGTGGAGACCCTCTCCGGCGGCAACCAGCAGAAAGTGGTGATCGGCAAATGGCTGGCGACCCATCCGGACGTCATCATCCTGGATGAACCGACCAAAGGGATCGATATCGGCTCCAAGGCGGCGGTGCACCAGTTTATGTCCGAGCTGGTGGGCCAGGGGCTGGCGGTGATCATGGTCTCCTCCGAACTGCCGGAAGTGATGGGCATGGCCGACAGAATTATCGTCATGCATGAAGGATTAATGGTGGCGGAGTATCAGGCGGGGGGCGCGACGGCGGAAACCATCGTCAGCGCCGCCAGCGGTGCCAGACAGGAGGCCGCATAATGGTGCAACAACTGCTTAAACACCGCGAAGCATTGCTGGCGGCGGTGATCGTGCTGATGGTGATCGCCATCGGCACCCGCGTCCCGTCGTTTATCGCCCCGGGCAACCTGGTGGAGATGTTTAACGACACCTCGATTCTGGTAATCCTCGCCCTCGGGCAGATGATGGTGCTGCTGACCAAAGGCATCGACCTGTCGATGGCGGCGAACCTGGCCCTGACCGGGATGATTGTCGCCCTGATCAACTTTAACTATCCCGAGGTGCCGGTCTGGGTGCTGCTGATTCTGGCTACCGTGCTGGGCCTTGTGATGGGCGTTATCAACGGCCTGCTGGTGTGGAAGATGGGTATCCCGGCGATTGTGGTCACGCTCGGCACCATGAGCATCTACCGCGGGATCATCTTTTTGCTCTCCGGCGGCGGCTGGGTCAACTCTAACCAGATGGGAGCGGATTTCCTCGGCCTGCCGCGTGCGTCGGTGCTGGGCTTGCCAGTGCTGAGCTGGTGCGCCATTGCCGCCCTGCTGCTGGTGGGCTACTTCCTGCGCTACAGCCGCACCGGACGCGCCCTCTACACCGCGGGCGGTAACGCCACGGCGGCGTACTACACCGGGATCAACGCCGGCAAAATGCAGTTCGTCAGCTTCTGCCTCTCCGGGGCGCTGGCCGGGTTCTGCGGCTATCTGTGGATCTCGCGCTTCGCGGTGGCCTATGTCGACGTGGCGAACGGCTTTGAGCTTCAGGTGGTGGCGGCCTGCGTGATTGGCGGCATCAGCACCATGGGCGGTACGGGCCGGGTGTTAGGTTGCCTGTGCGGCGCGCTGTTCCTCGGGGTCATCAACAATGCCCTGCCGGTCATCGGCGTGTCGCCGTTCTGGCAGATGGCGATTTCCGGGACGGTGATCGTGATTGCGGTGCTGCTCAATGAACGCGGCAACAAACGCAAAGGGCGGCTGATCCTGCGCGATGCGGCGCTGGCACGTCAGAAACAGGCGGTGAGATCATGAGTAAAATTATGACGTCTGAAGAGATCAAACATGCGCCCGCTGCGCCGGGCATTTTCCGGCGCCTGCTGTGCTGGGAAGGCTTTCTGCTGGCGGTGACCCTGGCCGTGTTCGTGGTCAACGCGCTGGCCTCCCCTTACTTCCTTGATATCTGGAACCTGTCGGACGCCACGTTCAACTTCACCGAGAAAGCGATCATCGTCCTGCCCATGGCGATGCTGATTATCGCCCGTGAAATTGACCTGTCGGTGGCCTCCACTATCGCACTCAGCTCCACGGTGATGGGCTTTTGCGCCGCCGCCGGGCTGGACACGCCCTTGCTGGTCTGCGTGGGGTTAGGCGTGGGCCTGCTGTGCGGGCTGTTCAACGGCCTGCTGGTGACCCGCTTTAACCTGTCGTCGATTGTTATCACCATCGGCACCATGAGCCTCTATCGCGGCATCACCTACATCCTGCTGGGCGACCAGGCGTTGAATGCATACCCGGAGAGCTTCGCCTGGTTTGGTCAGGGGTATGTCTGGGGAGCGCTCTCCTTTGAGTTCGCGCTGTTTATCGTGCTGGCGGGGGTGTTTGCCTGCGTGCTGCACAAAACCAACTTCGGGCGTCGCACCTACGCCATCGGCAATAACCCGACCGGGGCATGGTACTCCGGCATCAACGTCAAGCGTCATAACCTGATCCTCTTTGCCCTGGTAGGGCTGATGGCCGGGCTGGCCTCGGTGCTGCTCACCTCGCGTCTGGGCAGTACCCGCCCGACCATTGCGATGGGCTGGGAGCTGGCGGTGGTGACCATGGCGGTGCTCGGCGGGGTAAACATTCTGGGCGGTTCCGGCAGCATGGTGGGCGTGATCATCGCCGCCTTCCTGATGGGGCTGGTGACCTTCGGCCTGAGCCTGCTCAACGTGCCGGGCATCGTGATGTCGGTGATCATCGGCGCGATGCTGATTGTGGTGATCTCCCTGCCGATTATCACCCGCCGGATTATGCAGCGAAGACGGATCTAACTGCCGGGTGGCACTGCGTTTACCCGGCCTACGAAGCCGTAGGCCCGCGCAAGCGCAGCGCCGCCGGGCATAAAAATCACCGTAATTAAGGAGAATTATCATGAGCTTTATGTTGGCGCTGCCGAAAATCAGCCTGCACGGCGCAGGCGCAATTGGCGATATGGTTAAGCTGGTGGCGAACAAACAGTGGGGTACCGCGCTGATTGTTACCGACGGTCAGCTGGTGAAAATGGGCCTGCTCGACAGCCTGTTTACCGCCCTCGACGCACAGCAGATGCCCTATCACCTGTTCGACGCGGTGTTCCCGAACCCGACGGAAGAACTGGTCCAGCAGGGCTTTGCCGCTTTCCAGGATGCGCAGTGCGATTACATCATCGCCTTCGGCGGCGGCAGCCCGATTGACACCGCCAAAGCGATTAAAATTCTCACCGCCAATCCCGGTCCGTCTACCGCTTACTCCGGCGTCGGCAAAGTGCTCAACCCCGGCGTGCCGCTGGTGGCGATCAACACCACCGCTGGTACGGCGGCAGAGATGACCAGCAACGCGGTGATCATCGACTCTGCCCGTCAGGTCAAAGAGGTCATCATCGACCCGAACATCATCCCGGATATCGCCGTGGATGACGCCAGCGTGATGCTCGATATTCCGGCCGCCGTGACGGCAGCCACCGGCATGGATGCCCTGACCCACGCCATCGAAGCCTGGGTCTCCGTCGGTGCCCACCCGCTCACCGATGCCAACGCGCTGGAGGCGATTCGCCTGATCGCCCGCTGGCTGCCGGAGGCGGTCAACAATGGCCACAATCTCGTGGCGCGCGAGCAGATGGCGTACGGGCAGTATCTGGCGGGCATGGCCTTTAACAGCGCCGGGCTGGGGCTGGTGCACGCCCTGGCCCACCAGCCGGGGGCCACGCACAACCTGCCGCACGGCGTCTGCAACGCCATCCTGCTGCCGATCATCGAAAACTTTAACCGCCCGAACGCCGTGGAACGCTTTGCCCGCGTGGCCCAGGCGATGGGCGTGGATACCCGCGACATGAGCGACGAAACCGCCAGCATGGAGGCGATCAACGCCATTCGCGCCCTGAGCACCCGCGTCGGGATCCCGTCCGGCTTCAGCAAGCTGGGCGTGACCAAAGCCGACATCGAAGGCTGGCTCGACAAAGCCCTCGCCGACCCATGCGCTCCCTGCAACCCGCGCAGCGCCAGCCGCGACGAGGTGCGCGAACTCTATCTGGAGGCATTATGATCCGCAAAGCCTTTGTGATGCAGGTTAACCCTGACGCACACGAGGAGTATGAACGTCGCCACAACCCCATCTGGCCCGAGCTGGAAGCGGTGCTGAAAGACCACGGGGCGCACCACTACGCCATCTGGCTCGATAAAGAGCGTAACCTGCTGTTTGCCACGGTAGAGATTGAGTCCGAGGAGCGCTGGAACGCGGTGGCGAATACCGACGTCTGCCAGCGCTGGTGGAAATATATGGGAGAAGTC contains the following coding sequences:
- the rhaS gene encoding rhamnose ABC transporter substrate-binding protein; protein product: MKIKTSLILTVAALALSGSAFAEVKIALVAKSLGNGFFEAANVGAQEAAKELGDVKVIYTGPTTTTAEAQIEVLNGLIAQGVDAIAISANDPDAVVPVLKKAMQRGIKVVSWDSGVAKAGRQIHLNPSNNALIGETNVKLAAEALKALNVEKGDVAVLSATPTSTNQNTWIAEMKKVLPQYPSVNLVTVAYGDDLSDKSYREAVGLLKTWPDLKVIVSPSSVGIVAAAQAVKDQGKIGKVYVTGLGLPSEMAGAVKSGASKSFAIWNPIDLGYAATYLADDLVKGTATKQEASMGKLGKVKLDADGTGAMAEPFVYDASNIDKFSKIF
- the rhaD gene encoding rhamnulose-1-phosphate aldolase, with protein sequence MHTITQSWFVQGMIKATSDAWLKGWDERNGGNLTLRLDEADIAPFEADFHAKPRYIALSQPMPLLANTPFIVTGSGKFFRNVQLDPTANLGVVKVDSDGAGYHILWGLTDEAVPTSELPAHFLSHCERIKATSGKDRVIMHCHATNLIALTFVLENNSDVITRQLWEGSTECLVVFPDGVGILPWMVPGTDEIGEATAAEMQKRSLVLWPFHGVFGSGPTLDETFGLIDTAEKSAEVLVKVYSMGGMKQTITREELIALGKRFGVNPVQSALDLYK
- the rhaA gene encoding L-rhamnose isomerase, whose product is MTTQLEQAWELAKQRFAAVGVDVEEALRQLDRLPVSMHCWQGDDVAGFENPGGALTGGIQATGNYPGKARNATELRADLELALSLIPGPKRLNLHAIYLESDAPVERNAIKPEHFKNWVEWAKTNKLGLDFNPSCFSHPLSADGFTLAHADDEIRQFWIDHVKASRRVSAYFGEQLGTPSVMNIWIPDGMKDITVDRLAPRQRLLAALDEVISEKLNPAHHIDAVESKLFGIGAESYTVGSNEFYMGYATSRQTALCLDAGHFHPTEVISDKISAAMLYVPRLLLHVSRPVRWDSDHVVLLDDETQAIASEIIRHDLFDRVHIGLDFFDASINRIAAWVIGTRNMKKALLRALLEPTNELRALEAAGDYTARLALLEEQKSLPWQAVWEMYCQRNDVPAGSQWLDNVRAYEQDVLSQRG
- a CDS encoding ABC transporter permease, with the protein product MVQQLLKHREALLAAVIVLMVIAIGTRVPSFIAPGNLVEMFNDTSILVILALGQMMVLLTKGIDLSMAANLALTGMIVALINFNYPEVPVWVLLILATVLGLVMGVINGLLVWKMGIPAIVVTLGTMSIYRGIIFLLSGGGWVNSNQMGADFLGLPRASVLGLPVLSWCAIAALLLVGYFLRYSRTGRALYTAGGNATAAYYTGINAGKMQFVSFCLSGALAGFCGYLWISRFAVAYVDVANGFELQVVAACVIGGISTMGGTGRVLGCLCGALFLGVINNALPVIGVSPFWQMAISGTVIVIAVLLNERGNKRKGRLILRDAALARQKQAVRS
- the fucO gene encoding lactaldehyde reductase, translating into MSFMLALPKISLHGAGAIGDMVKLVANKQWGTALIVTDGQLVKMGLLDSLFTALDAQQMPYHLFDAVFPNPTEELVQQGFAAFQDAQCDYIIAFGGGSPIDTAKAIKILTANPGPSTAYSGVGKVLNPGVPLVAINTTAGTAAEMTSNAVIIDSARQVKEVIIDPNIIPDIAVDDASVMLDIPAAVTAATGMDALTHAIEAWVSVGAHPLTDANALEAIRLIARWLPEAVNNGHNLVAREQMAYGQYLAGMAFNSAGLGLVHALAHQPGATHNLPHGVCNAILLPIIENFNRPNAVERFARVAQAMGVDTRDMSDETASMEAINAIRALSTRVGIPSGFSKLGVTKADIEGWLDKALADPCAPCNPRSASRDEVRELYLEAL
- the rhaM gene encoding L-rhamnose mutarotase; protein product: MIRKAFVMQVNPDAHEEYERRHNPIWPELEAVLKDHGAHHYAIWLDKERNLLFATVEIESEERWNAVANTDVCQRWWKYMGEVMPSNPDNSPVSSGLKEVFYLA
- a CDS encoding sugar ABC transporter ATP-binding protein yields the protein MTPLLQLNGITKVFPGVRALENVQLELWPGKVTALIGENGAGKSTLVKVMTGIYQPDAGEILYKAIPIQLPTPDSAHKVGITAIHQETVLFDELSVTENIFVGQYLCKGIFKKLDWPEMHRRAQAILTRLEVQIDPRATLKTLSIAQRHMVAIARALSFDAQVVILDEPTAALSQHEILEFYQIVERLKQEGKAILFISHKFDEIFELADHYTILRDGVFVGAGAINDITEERMVAMMVGRAITQTFPKVACEKGDTVLEVKDLCHPTEFAHISFTLRKGEILGFYGLVGAGRTELMQALSGVSRPSSGSIVLNGKAQHFRQPADAIKAGIVCVPEERQKQGAIIELSIAQNISLPQLGKLNASGVLNDEREWQLADDYARRLQVKAFSWKQAVETLSGGNQQKVVIGKWLATHPDVIILDEPTKGIDIGSKAAVHQFMSELVGQGLAVIMVSSELPEVMGMADRIIVMHEGLMVAEYQAGGATAETIVSAASGARQEAA
- a CDS encoding ABC transporter permease — translated: MSKIMTSEEIKHAPAAPGIFRRLLCWEGFLLAVTLAVFVVNALASPYFLDIWNLSDATFNFTEKAIIVLPMAMLIIAREIDLSVASTIALSSTVMGFCAAAGLDTPLLVCVGLGVGLLCGLFNGLLVTRFNLSSIVITIGTMSLYRGITYILLGDQALNAYPESFAWFGQGYVWGALSFEFALFIVLAGVFACVLHKTNFGRRTYAIGNNPTGAWYSGINVKRHNLILFALVGLMAGLASVLLTSRLGSTRPTIAMGWELAVVTMAVLGGVNILGGSGSMVGVIIAAFLMGLVTFGLSLLNVPGIVMSVIIGAMLIVVISLPIITRRIMQRRRI